TACACGTCAGTCGGAACATATAGTGTAAGTCTGAATGCAACAAATGCAGGTGGCAGCAACATCAGCACTCAAAGCAATTACATAATCGCTGCCATAGACCCGGTTGCAAACTTCACATCCAACGTTACTTCAGGTGTAGTCTCCCTTCCGGTATCCTTTACCGACCTTTCAACAAACAGTCCGACAGGCTGGGCATGGTACTTCGGTGATGAGGATATGTCAGATGCCTGGAATGAAGTTAATTCCAGTGCCGGTTGGACTGGAAGAAATGGTCCTAGCAGCGTTATGCTCTCTGATGGTACTATCGTGATCATGGGTGGGTATGATGGTGACAGTGGCTTCAAAAATGATGTATGGAGATCCACTGATGGTGGTGCCACATGGACCGAAGTTACTTCCAGTGCCGAATGGTCTGTACGATATGAGCACAGCAGTGTTGTACTTCCCGATGACAGCATTGTGCTTATGGGAGGTGCTAATGTTGGTGCACGTCTGAACGATGTATGGAGATCTACTGATGCCGGTGCCACATGGACTGAGATAAATTCCAGTGCTGGATGGCCTGCACGATACTATGCAAGTAGTGTTCTGCTTCCTGACAACAGCATTGTACTGATGGGTGGCTATGATGATACCGGAGCCACATATATGAATGACGTCTGGAGGTCTACTGATGGTGGTACCACCTGGACTGAGATCAATTCCAGTGCAGGATGGTCTGCACGATTTGAACACCGAAGTGTTGTCCTTCCTGATGGAAGCATTGTGCTGATGGGAGGTCACGCAGCTAGCTTTGAAAATGATGTATGGCAGTCTACCGATGGTGGTGTCACATGGACCGAACTAAACTCAAGCGCTGGCTGGTCTGCACGAGAAGGCCACAACTGTGTTGTCCTTCCGGATGGTAGTATTATATTGATGGGCGGTGGCCAGGGTACTGAATATGCAAATGATGTCTGGCGTTCAACTGACAACGGAGCTACCTGGGTAGAAGTCAACTCAGGTGCTGATTGGTCTGTAAGAGGACGTTTTTGTAATGAAGTCCTACCTGATGGCAGCATTATCCTGATGGGTGGTATTACTGGTGGCAGTACCCGTAATAATGATGTATGGAGCTTGACCACTGCCAGTTCCACGGAACAGAACCCTGCACACACTTATACTCAGACAGGAATCTATCAGGTCTCTTTGCAGTCATTCAATCCGGCAGGATATGACAGTATCATACAGGTAAATTACATTACTGCCGCTGTAACTCCTGTTGCTAACTTCAGTGCTAATATTACTGAAGGTGCTGTTCCACTAAGTGTAAACTTCACTGACCTCTCGCTGAATTCTCCAACATCATGGTTCTGGGATTTCGGTGACGGAACAAACTCAACTGACCAGAATCCGACACATACCTATTCATCAGTAGGCACTTACAACGTCAGTCTGAATGCAACAAATATTGGTGGTAGCAATGTCAGTACTCAACTGTCTTACATCACTGCTGCTGTAATTCCAGTTGCCAATTTCAGTTCAAATGTGACAGAAGGCGCTGTTCCATTGAGTGTGAACTTTACCGATACTTCCACCAACAGTCCTACTTCATGGTTATGGGACTTCGGTGACGGTAACACCTCAACATCAGAGAACCCAACTCACATCTATTCATCAACCGGAACTTACAATGTAAGTCTTAATGTGAGCAATGTAGCTGGCAGCAATATCAGTACTCAGTTGTCTTACATCACAACTGCTGTTACTCCGGTTGCTAACTTCAGTGCAAATGTGACTGAGGGTGCAATTCCACTGAGTGTGAGTTTCACTGATCTCTCATTGAATTCTCCTAATTCATGGATGTGGAACTTCGGAGACGGAAACACTTCAACCGTTCAGAACCCAACACATGTTTATGCATCAGTTGGAACCTATAACGTCAGTCTGAATGTAACAAATGTTGGTGGCAGCAATGTCAGTACTCAACTATCTTACATCATCACTGCTATTTCGCCTGTTGCCAATTTCAGTTCTAACGTAACCGAAGGTGCAATTCCCTTAAGTGTTAACTTTACCGACCTTTCAACTAACAGTCCTACTTCATGGTTGTGGGATTTCGGTGACGGAACAAATTCTACCGACCAGAATCCAACACACGTCTTTTCATCAGTTGGAACCTATAACGTCAGTCTGAATGCAACAAATGTTGGTGGCAGCAACGTCAGTACACAACTCTCTTACATCACCACTGCTGCAACTCCGGTTTCCAATTTCAGTGCTAATACCACTGAAGGTGCGGTTCCAATGTCTGTTAATTTCACCGACCTTTCATTGAATTCTCCAACAGGGTGGCTGTGGAATTTCGGAGACGGTAACACTTCAACTGATCAAAATCCAACGCACAGTTATTCATCTGCAGGCATCTATAATGTCAGTCTGAATGTAACAAATGTTGGCGGTAGCAATGTGAGTACACAGCTTTCTTATATCACTGCGTACACAGTTCCAGCTGCAGATTTCAATGCCAACGTAACTGAAGGTGCTGCTCCGTTAACAGTTAACTTTACTGATCTGTCAACCAATATGCCGACAAGCTGGGCATGGGATTTCGGTGATGGCAATACCTCAACCGGTCAGAACCCAACATACACTTACGTGTCAGCAGGAACCTACAATGTCAGCCTGAATGCAACAAACGTTGCTGGTAGTAATGTTTCAACACAAACAGCTTACATCAGTGTCTACATAACTCCGGTTGCTAATTTCAATGCATCTGTAACTTCAGGAATTGCTCCGTTGTCAGTAACTTTCACTGACCTCTCCAATAACACACCAACATCCTGGCTATGGGATTTCGGTGATGGAAGCAATTCTACCTCACAGAACCCGACACACAGCTATACTACAGCCGGAAGCTACAATGTTACGCTGAATGCTACTAATATAGCAGGTAGCAATGTCAGCGTGGTGACCGGTTACATCAATGTGAGTGCTGCCAGCACACCGGTATCTGTTGTCTCCAATGATGATGGAGTTCGTGCATCGGTAAGTCAGGGACAGGATCCTAAGATCGTATCAAGTTCTGCATCATCTGTGAAACGTGTCACAGGCGGGTCTGAAGTTGAATATGACTTCTCAGATAGCGGAACTCCTGTTCTTGGTGTAATCTTTGATGCGAAGACCGACGAAGGTCTTGTAGTTGCAAAGGTCCAGGTACTTTCAAGCAATCCTGATGGTGTGCCTGCCCAATCCGTTCATCATTCATATCAGGTGATGAGCATTGATGTTGGAAGCGAGGGTACTATCTCAAAGGATTCAGCAGACAACATCCAGATACGTTTCAAGGTTAGCAAGCAGTGGATAGAAGAGAACAACATTGATGTTTCCACGATCCGCCTGACCAGATTCCATGGTGAGCAGTGGAACGATCTTCCAACTTATCAGGAAAGAGAAGAAGATGGTTACATCTACTTCTACGCTGAGACTCCGGGATTCTCTATCTTTGAGGTTGTAGGAGATGAGATTGGCAGTACTGCGACAGAAACAGTTGAAACTGCAACTCCAGTGACCGAGGAAGTAGCTGAACCGGCAGAAGAAGATGAAACACCTGATACTCCCGGATTCACGGCTCTTGCAGGAATCGTGTTTGTTTCACTTGCGGTTCTGATAAGAAGAAACTAATAAGGTAGAGGAGGGCGTTAAGCTCTCTTCCTTTTTACTTTTTTATACTTAGATTATCCCGAAGGGACCGGCGAAGCCGGCGTTTTCAAAAAAGATAATATAAAAAAATCTGCGAAATATAGTTGATTATATTCATGCAGTACAACCATGGAATCGTCAGTATGACTGCAATACTATTTTTAAAATATCTCTGTATAGGATTATCGGAATGTGCCGCCTTCGACGGGTTGTTGCTTTGTTTTTAGATTACCGTTTTTTTTGTGGAATAGAAAAAGAGCAAAGGCTGTATCAATTACATAAACAGGATTTCCACAAGCCTGAAATGATGTCAAATATCAGATATGATGGCCGACACAGAAACGGTAGACGACTCTGATCTCGTCCAGTTCTTTTGCATCGAAATGAATCTCATTGTCATTTGCTTTATACTTCATGTCGTTAAAGTTCTTGAAGACGACTTCGCAGTTTATGTTCTCAGGAAGCTGGGATTTGAAATGATCGCATTTCTTTGTGATCTCTGTGACAAGTCTTTTAGTTTCATCCGGACCTATAGGTGCAGTTTCAGGAAGAGAATACACAACTTCAGTGGTCAGTTTTTCCCGGTCTAAGAGATTCATCCAGAAACCACTCATCAGAGTGCCATCAAGCATATAGTCCTTGATCTCGAAACTTTTGCTTATTACATTCTTCAAATCAGAACACCTGATATTTTCATAGGTCTAAAGACTTAAAACTGTTTTTGTGATGCGATTTCAGGCGACTGCAATGATGTACAAAAAAGAACGTTGCGGAGTAATTCTCCGCATAGTTTCAAATTATTTTCTCTAATTTCGTATATTAATTGTCTGTTGCAGGTGCAGGACTTGCAAGACTGCCGCCAAGATAAGCCACGATTCCGCATATCAGTCCGATGAAAACCGGGTGGATGAGCGGGTTACCAAAGAGCTGCCAAAGGACAACAGAACCAAAGCTTGCAATGAGACTTGCAATAAACCCTGTTGAAGTACCACGTTTCCAGTACAGCCCGAAGAACAGTGGAACGAAAACACAGCATGCGATAACTCCCATACTTACGGAAACCAGAGGCACGATAAGTTGTGGAACATCTATTGCAAAGAAAGCAGAGACAATGATAATTATAACTCCGACTATCCTTGTTATCTTGAGTATCTTGTCGTCTGTTGTTTCCGGTTTGAAGTACTTCAGTATGTCTGAAGTAAGGGATGTTGTAGTAACAAGTACGATTGCACTCATTGTGGACATTGCGGCTGAAATAGCTGCAAGCAGTACAATGCTGTCAAATCCTGCCGGAAGCAGTGATGTTGCAAGGAATGGCACAAGTCCGTCAGGGTTTGCGATATAGGGTGCAAGCTGTTCCTGGCTGAAAGCACCGTATGCCAGAATTCCCAGTGAGAAGATACAGAGTGCGTAAATTGTGATGGAAATTGGTCCGTAGATACCTGCAAACCTAACAACTCTCTTGTCCTTTGCTGAGAAAAGCATGATAAGCAGGTCAGGAAGTGCCAGCAGTCCGAGACTTATTGCAAAGGCAGTTCCAAACGTTTTCTGCCATGGAACCATAGCACCACCCATATTCAGTATATCTGCCGGGATAGTAGCCCATATATCAGCACCGCTGCCGCTTGAAATAAGTCCTCCGTAAAGGAACACGGCACCAACGAGCATGATAAGTCCCTGAAGGAAACTGATCCAGAGAATTGCCGGCAGTCCACCGATCACATAGTAAAGAGCAACAATTATCACAGCGATTATCAGACCCTGAACATAGGTTACTCCAAGAAGTCCCTGGAAAAGATTTGCACATCCTTTAAAGATCGCAACAAGATAAACAGTATACATCAGGAGCATTATAGCTGCAAGGAGAACCTTTCCTTTTTGTGAGTTATAGCGGCGTTCCAGAAGCTGTGGCACTGTCTTTGCATCGTACTGCTGTGAAGCTGCCCATATTTTTGGTGCAACAAGGAATGCTATACATGCAAAAGCTACGTGGAAGAACACTGCCCAGATTACCCAGGGAAGTCCTGCAACCAGTCCGTATCCGCCGCCTCCAAGGAATGAAGCTGCACTGAAATATGCTGCCATATATGCAATACCGATGACCGCAGGGTGTGTGATATTACGGTCAGATATAACGAATCCTGAAAAAGTTCCCTGCTTGAGTTTTAGGGACAGCAGCAGAATTCCGATTACATACAGAACAAGAAGTATGTGGTTAAGCATGGTCCTGCCTCAGTACGAAAAAGAATGTTATTCCAAGCATAACGATAACAGACGCTATCAAATAAAGATACGGTAATGGCATTAGTTTTTCCTCCTTTCAGCCATATAACGGGGTGTGAAGTAAACTTCAGCTAAAATGTTGTGTCTCAACACCAAGTATTATTCTCCTCCTTCAATGAACTAAAATGTGCTTTAATGCACAATACAAAATAGCAATATTTAAAAAGTTTGTGATTACGGCGTGCAGAACTAGCTGCAATTAAGCTGAGCGGTAGCATATATCTATGATGCAGTTCATTTTTAGATGTATATACAGTAACTTCGTATGACCTTACACTATGACATTACACTATGACATTACAGTATGATCTTATATTCAATTCAACAGCACATGGAAATTCAACTATGCCCGAAAAAACAGAAATAGAGAAGCTGGCTGATGAGTACAAGAACAGTTCTCCACAGGAGATACTTAAGTACGCGCTAAACAGGTTTGGCAAGGATATAACAATCGCATTCAGTGGTGCCGAGGATGTCGTACTTATCGATATGGCTGCAAAGATAATGCCTGATGTTAGTGTCTTCTCTCTGGACACAGGCCGCCTGCATCCTGAAACATACAGGTTTTTTGATGTTGTAAGAGAGCACTATAATATTCAGCTTGAGATATTCTTTGCTAACAGGGAGAAAACCGAGGAACTTGTCCTGAAAAAGGGTATGTTCTCATTCTACAAAGACGGACATAGTGAGTGCTGTGCTGCCCGTAAAGTGGATCCCCTGAGGCGCTCACTTAGCACAAGGGCTGCATGGATAACGGGTCAGCGTAAGGACCAGAGTCCTAATACACGTGCAAATATTCCTGTTATCGAGGCTGACACTGTGTTTGGAGATGGCACACTCGTAAAGTTCAATCCCCTGGCAAACTGGAGTTCAAAACAGGTCTGGGATTATATCAGGGAGAACAATGTCCCTTATAATGAGCTTCATGAGAAAGGTTATGTCAGCATCGGCTGTGAACCATGTACAAGACCTGTACTGCCGGGACAACATGAGCGTGAAGGACGCTGGTGGTGGGAAGAGGCTACAAAGAAGGAATGCGGTCTGCATTCGGGAAATGTAAAGTCTCAGAACTGATAGAAAGTAGGGAATATCGTCTACTAAGGATCAATTAAGAATGTCAATAAAATCATTTATACTAATTAATGGAGGGTCTGAATGACAGTTACGGAAGAATTTTACCATCTTTCAAATCTAAAGACGCTCGAAGCCGAGAGTATAGGCATCATCAGGGAGGTGGCTGCGGAATTCGAGAACCCTGTAATGCTGTATTCGGTAGGAAAGGACTCGTCGGTAATGGCTCATCTTGCGATAAAGGCTTTCTATCCTAAAAAAGTGCCTTTTCCGTTACTTCATATTGACACAGGCTACAAGTTTCCTGAGATGTATGAGTTCAGGGACGAGTATACAAAGAAGAACGGTCTTGACCTCAGGGTCTATAAGAATGAAGATGCCCTCAAAAGAGGAGTGAACCCTCTTTCAGTTGGAACTGTAAAATGCTGTGCCGAACTTAAGACCAAAGCTCTTCTTGATGCGCTTAAAGAAGGCGGCTATGATGCTGCATTCGGAGGTGCACGCAGGGATGAGGAGAAATCAAGGGCAAAGGAGCGAATATATTCTTTCCGTGACAAACATGG
The sequence above is a segment of the uncultured Methanolobus sp. genome. Coding sequences within it:
- a CDS encoding PKD domain-containing protein; translated protein: MESNKVIRIFVEMIIFVLMIAVLLNSVSATPADQNFDAAGVGDKGTQSYTLDGVIYTTNDGSGLNINIVNDGNIASDADLALGYRSSGVNQATQVSFKTSDGSEFKLNSFVISTGLGDTTVTVKGYRDDSEVASSSATTASFTTFDVSANSAWENIDEVRMTGADLDIDIDDIDFSPAVLPTYTVTYNGNTNTGGSVPTDGNSYNNGDTVTVLGNTGNLVKTGYAFTGWNTVSGGSGTSYNGGDTFSMGSSNVILYAQWIGIPVADFSSNVTSGEVPLTVGFTDSSTNTPTSWLWDFGDGTNSTDQNPTHTYTSVGTYSVSLNATNAGGSNISTQSNYIIAAIDPVANFTSNVTSGVVSLPVSFTDLSTNSPTGWAWYFGDEDMSDAWNEVNSSAGWTGRNGPSSVMLSDGTIVIMGGYDGDSGFKNDVWRSTDGGATWTEVTSSAEWSVRYEHSSVVLPDDSIVLMGGANVGARLNDVWRSTDAGATWTEINSSAGWPARYYASSVLLPDNSIVLMGGYDDTGATYMNDVWRSTDGGTTWTEINSSAGWSARFEHRSVVLPDGSIVLMGGHAASFENDVWQSTDGGVTWTELNSSAGWSAREGHNCVVLPDGSIILMGGGQGTEYANDVWRSTDNGATWVEVNSGADWSVRGRFCNEVLPDGSIILMGGITGGSTRNNDVWSLTTASSTEQNPAHTYTQTGIYQVSLQSFNPAGYDSIIQVNYITAAVTPVANFSANITEGAVPLSVNFTDLSLNSPTSWFWDFGDGTNSTDQNPTHTYSSVGTYNVSLNATNIGGSNVSTQLSYITAAVIPVANFSSNVTEGAVPLSVNFTDTSTNSPTSWLWDFGDGNTSTSENPTHIYSSTGTYNVSLNVSNVAGSNISTQLSYITTAVTPVANFSANVTEGAIPLSVSFTDLSLNSPNSWMWNFGDGNTSTVQNPTHVYASVGTYNVSLNVTNVGGSNVSTQLSYIITAISPVANFSSNVTEGAIPLSVNFTDLSTNSPTSWLWDFGDGTNSTDQNPTHVFSSVGTYNVSLNATNVGGSNVSTQLSYITTAATPVSNFSANTTEGAVPMSVNFTDLSLNSPTGWLWNFGDGNTSTDQNPTHSYSSAGIYNVSLNVTNVGGSNVSTQLSYITAYTVPAADFNANVTEGAAPLTVNFTDLSTNMPTSWAWDFGDGNTSTGQNPTYTYVSAGTYNVSLNATNVAGSNVSTQTAYISVYITPVANFNASVTSGIAPLSVTFTDLSNNTPTSWLWDFGDGSNSTSQNPTHSYTTAGSYNVTLNATNIAGSNVSVVTGYINVSAASTPVSVVSNDDGVRASVSQGQDPKIVSSSASSVKRVTGGSEVEYDFSDSGTPVLGVIFDAKTDEGLVVAKVQVLSSNPDGVPAQSVHHSYQVMSIDVGSEGTISKDSADNIQIRFKVSKQWIEENNIDVSTIRLTRFHGEQWNDLPTYQEREEDGYIYFYAETPGFSIFEVVGDEIGSTATETVETATPVTEEVAEPAEEDETPDTPGFTALAGIVFVSLAVLIRRN
- a CDS encoding sodium:solute symporter family protein gives rise to the protein MLNHILLVLYVIGILLLSLKLKQGTFSGFVISDRNITHPAVIGIAYMAAYFSAASFLGGGGYGLVAGLPWVIWAVFFHVAFACIAFLVAPKIWAASQQYDAKTVPQLLERRYNSQKGKVLLAAIMLLMYTVYLVAIFKGCANLFQGLLGVTYVQGLIIAVIIVALYYVIGGLPAILWISFLQGLIMLVGAVFLYGGLISSGSGADIWATIPADILNMGGAMVPWQKTFGTAFAISLGLLALPDLLIMLFSAKDKRVVRFAGIYGPISITIYALCIFSLGILAYGAFSQEQLAPYIANPDGLVPFLATSLLPAGFDSIVLLAAISAAMSTMSAIVLVTTTSLTSDILKYFKPETTDDKILKITRIVGVIIIIVSAFFAIDVPQLIVPLVSVSMGVIACCVFVPLFFGLYWKRGTSTGFIASLIASFGSVVLWQLFGNPLIHPVFIGLICGIVAYLGGSLASPAPATDN
- a CDS encoding phosphoadenylyl-sulfate reductase, which translates into the protein MPEKTEIEKLADEYKNSSPQEILKYALNRFGKDITIAFSGAEDVVLIDMAAKIMPDVSVFSLDTGRLHPETYRFFDVVREHYNIQLEIFFANREKTEELVLKKGMFSFYKDGHSECCAARKVDPLRRSLSTRAAWITGQRKDQSPNTRANIPVIEADTVFGDGTLVKFNPLANWSSKQVWDYIRENNVPYNELHEKGYVSIGCEPCTRPVLPGQHEREGRWWWEEATKKECGLHSGNVKSQN
- the cysD gene encoding sulfate adenylyltransferase subunit CysD, which codes for MTVTEEFYHLSNLKTLEAESIGIIREVAAEFENPVMLYSVGKDSSVMAHLAIKAFYPKKVPFPLLHIDTGYKFPEMYEFRDEYTKKNGLDLRVYKNEDALKRGVNPLSVGTVKCCAELKTKALLDALKEGGYDAAFGGARRDEEKSRAKERIYSFRDKHGQWNPKNQKPELWNLFNSKIDQGESIRVFPLSNWTELDIWTYIYHENIDIVPLYFAKERPVIEKNGQLIPVYTDEYEDEVKNVMCRFRTLGCHYCTGAVRSEADTLEKIIEEMMVARHSERITRVIDHDQDSSMEQKKREGYF